A window of the Serratia sarumanii genome harbors these coding sequences:
- a CDS encoding ROK family transcriptional regulator, with amino-acid sequence MIAVGQPGHIDQIKQTNAGAVYRLIDQLGPISRIELSKRAQLAPASITKIVRELLEAHLVKETEYQEIGSRGRPAVGLVLDTEAWHYLSARISRGSITLALRDLSSKLVVEELLPLAAEHPEPLLKRILTEVDQFFIRHQSKLERLTAIAITLPGMIDVQSGVVHRMPFYDVLEMPLGPALETRTGLPVYLQHDISAWTMAEALYGASRGSQNVIQVVIDHNVGAGVITGGHVLHAGSHSVVEIGHTQVDPYGKRCYCGNHGCLETVASIENMLEIAQQRLSGSMSSSLHGAPLTVESLCDAALAGDQLARDIILGVGHSVGRILAIMVNLFNPEKILVGSPLNRAAEILHPAIASCIRQQALPAYSEQVKVESTQFFNQGTMPGAALVKEALYNGSLLVQLLQG; translated from the coding sequence GTGATTGCGGTTGGGCAGCCTGGGCATATCGATCAAATCAAACAGACTAATGCGGGGGCGGTTTATCGGCTAATCGATCAACTGGGCCCGATTTCGCGCATCGAACTGTCAAAACGCGCGCAGCTGGCGCCCGCCAGCATCACCAAGATCGTGCGCGAACTGCTGGAAGCCCACCTGGTCAAGGAAACCGAGTACCAGGAAATCGGCAGCCGGGGCCGCCCGGCGGTGGGCCTGGTGCTGGACACCGAAGCCTGGCATTACCTGTCCGCCCGCATCAGCCGCGGCAGCATCACGCTGGCGCTGCGCGATCTCAGCAGCAAACTGGTGGTGGAGGAGCTGCTGCCGCTGGCGGCCGAACACCCCGAACCGCTGTTGAAACGCATCCTGACCGAAGTCGACCAATTCTTTATCCGCCACCAAAGCAAGCTGGAGCGGCTGACGGCGATCGCCATCACGCTGCCGGGCATGATCGACGTGCAGTCCGGCGTGGTGCACCGCATGCCGTTTTACGACGTGCTGGAGATGCCGCTCGGCCCGGCGCTGGAAACCCGCACCGGCCTGCCGGTTTACCTGCAGCACGACATCAGCGCCTGGACCATGGCCGAGGCGCTGTACGGCGCCTCGCGCGGCAGCCAGAACGTCATTCAGGTGGTGATCGACCACAACGTCGGCGCCGGGGTGATCACCGGCGGCCATGTGCTGCACGCCGGCAGCCACAGCGTGGTGGAGATCGGCCACACCCAGGTCGATCCTTACGGCAAACGCTGCTATTGCGGCAACCACGGCTGTCTCGAAACCGTGGCCAGCATCGAAAACATGCTGGAGATCGCCCAGCAGCGGCTGAGCGGCTCGATGAGCTCCAGCCTGCACGGCGCGCCGCTGACCGTCGAATCGCTGTGCGACGCCGCGCTGGCGGGGGATCAGCTGGCGCGGGACATCATTCTCGGCGTCGGCCACAGCGTGGGGCGCATTCTGGCAATCATGGTCAACCTGTTCAATCCGGAGAAGATCCTGGTGGGCTCGCCGCTCAACCGCGCGGCGGAGATCTTGCATCCGGCCATCGCCTCCTGCATTCGTCAGCAGGCGCTGCCGGCCTACAGCGAGCAGGTCAAGGTCGAATCCACGCAGTTCTTCAATCAGGGCACCATGCCCGGCGCGGCGCTGGTGAAAGAGGCGCTGTACAACGGTTCATTGCTGGTGCAGCTGCTGCAGGGCTAA
- the bioD gene encoding dethiobiotin synthase: MLKRLFVTGTDTDVGKTVVSRGLMQALAADGRSVAGYKPIAARCQETSEGIRNKDALVLQATSTLPLSYEEINPITCLDEVFHAHATEDINYGVMSSGLRDLSAKADTVVVEGSGGWRVLMNDLRPYAEWVVQEQLPVVLVVGIKLGCVSHALLTAQSIINDGLPLLGWVANRINPGLAHYAETITALQQRIPAPLLGEIPYLPRAEQRELAHYLDISTLL, encoded by the coding sequence ATGTTGAAGCGTTTATTTGTGACAGGCACGGATACCGACGTCGGTAAAACCGTGGTTTCCCGCGGGTTGATGCAGGCGCTGGCCGCCGATGGCCGTTCGGTGGCCGGCTACAAGCCGATCGCCGCGCGCTGCCAGGAAACCAGTGAGGGCATCCGCAATAAAGACGCTTTGGTGTTGCAGGCCACCTCAACCCTGCCGCTGTCCTACGAGGAGATCAATCCCATCACCTGCCTGGATGAGGTGTTTCACGCGCATGCAACCGAGGACATCAACTATGGCGTGATGAGCAGCGGTCTGCGCGATCTGTCCGCCAAAGCCGACACGGTGGTGGTGGAAGGCAGCGGCGGTTGGCGGGTGCTGATGAACGATCTGCGGCCTTACGCCGAGTGGGTGGTGCAGGAACAGCTGCCGGTGGTGCTGGTGGTGGGCATCAAACTGGGCTGCGTCAGCCACGCGCTGCTGACCGCGCAGTCGATCATCAACGACGGTCTGCCGCTGCTGGGCTGGGTGGCCAACCGCATCAACCCGGGGTTGGCGCACTATGCCGAAACCATCACGGCGCTGCAGCAGCGCATTCCCGCGCCGCTGCTGGGTGAAATTCCGTATCTGCCGCGCGCGGAGCAGCGCGAACTGGCGCACTACCTCGATATTTCCACGCTGCTGTAA
- a CDS encoding DUF2938 family protein, with product MTPDLLVRILLTGAGATLCMDLWALLLKRRFDIPSLDYALVGRWFLGMFDGRWFHATIVTAPPRRGEREIGWILHYAIGIAFAFIPLGLAGSEWYAAPEPLIALLSGWLSLAAPFLVMQPALGFGVAAAKTAYPRKARLLSLLTHTVYGLGLLIAARLLATLCA from the coding sequence ATGACCCCCGATCTGCTAGTGCGCATCCTGTTAACCGGCGCCGGCGCCACCCTCTGTATGGATCTGTGGGCGCTGCTGCTGAAGCGGCGCTTCGACATCCCTTCTCTCGATTATGCGCTGGTGGGCCGTTGGTTTCTCGGCATGTTCGACGGCCGCTGGTTTCACGCCACCATCGTTACGGCGCCGCCGCGCCGGGGGGAGAGAGAAATCGGCTGGATATTGCATTACGCCATCGGCATCGCGTTTGCCTTTATCCCGCTCGGGTTGGCGGGCAGCGAGTGGTATGCGGCGCCGGAGCCGCTCATCGCGCTGTTGAGCGGCTGGCTGAGCCTGGCGGCGCCGTTTCTGGTGATGCAGCCCGCGCTGGGCTTTGGCGTGGCGGCGGCGAAAACCGCCTACCCGCGAAAAGCGCGGCTCCTCAGCCTGCTCACCCACACGGTGTATGGGCTGGGCCTGCTGATCGCCGCCCGGCTGTTGGCGACGCTCTGCGCCTGA
- a CDS encoding helix-turn-helix domain-containing protein, which yields MAKELDIGAVARLSGVAPSALRHYEKKGLIASTGRHGLRRQYAAGVLDQLRLIALARLAGFTLDEMSALFDERGKIALDRGLLAARADELDRHIQRLMQVRDGLRHMVDCPEPEHLQCPQFRKILQQGEF from the coding sequence ATGGCAAAAGAACTGGATATCGGCGCGGTGGCGCGCCTGAGCGGAGTCGCGCCTTCCGCGCTGCGGCATTACGAGAAGAAAGGGCTGATCGCGTCGACGGGCCGCCACGGTTTGCGCCGCCAATACGCCGCCGGCGTGCTTGACCAACTGCGGCTGATCGCGCTGGCGCGCCTGGCCGGTTTTACGCTGGACGAGATGAGCGCCTTGTTTGACGAACGGGGCAAGATAGCGCTCGATCGCGGGCTGCTGGCGGCGCGGGCGGATGAACTGGATCGCCATATCCAACGCCTGATGCAGGTGCGCGACGGGCTGCGCCACATGGTCGATTGCCCTGAACCCGAGCACCTGCAGTGCCCGCAGTTCAGGAAAATCCTGCAGCAGGGCGAGTTCTAA
- the clcB gene encoding voltage-gated ClC-type chloride channel ClcB, with product MKRLVHLHHYRALLRSLFIAVFIGVAAALAVWLFHRSMIGLEWLLLGNADGSLVAAAAALPGWRRALTPALGGLAAGLLLYMHQRYRHQRPAAPTDYMEAIETGNGKLDTGASLVKCLASLLVVSSGSAIGREGAMILLAALVGSLFAQRFTHEKEWKLWVACAAAAGMASAYHAPLAGSLFIAEILFGTLMLASLGPVVIAAVSALLMTNLLNGGQAPLYLVTPLAAPLPTQYLLMALVGVVAGAGGPLFLWLMTATGHAFRSLRLKPPLQLALGGLIVGLLSLLFPQVWGNGYSVVQALLIAPPGVLLLGAILVCKLLAILASSGSGAPGGVFTPTLFVGAALGSIIGQLFGLWPGMDAAVPLLLALTGMATLLAATTHAPIMAALMVFEMTGEYALLPGILLSCVIATTVSRGLRPVSVYHSAPPPKREA from the coding sequence ATGAAAAGATTGGTCCATCTGCACCACTATCGCGCCCTGTTGCGCAGCCTGTTTATCGCCGTGTTCATCGGCGTCGCCGCCGCTCTGGCGGTGTGGCTGTTCCACCGTTCGATGATTGGCCTCGAGTGGCTGCTGCTCGGCAATGCCGACGGCAGCCTGGTGGCCGCCGCCGCCGCGCTGCCCGGCTGGCGGCGCGCCCTCACGCCGGCGCTGGGCGGGCTGGCGGCGGGCCTGCTGCTGTATATGCATCAGCGCTACCGCCACCAGCGCCCGGCGGCGCCCACCGACTATATGGAAGCGATCGAGACCGGCAACGGCAAGCTGGACACCGGCGCCAGCCTGGTGAAGTGCCTGGCGTCGCTGCTGGTGGTGTCGAGCGGCAGCGCCATCGGCCGCGAAGGCGCGATGATCCTGCTGGCGGCGCTGGTGGGCTCGTTGTTCGCCCAGCGCTTTACGCACGAGAAAGAGTGGAAACTGTGGGTGGCCTGCGCCGCCGCCGCCGGGATGGCCAGCGCCTATCATGCGCCGCTGGCGGGCAGCCTGTTTATCGCCGAGATCCTGTTCGGCACCCTGATGCTGGCCTCGCTCGGCCCGGTGGTGATCGCCGCGGTCAGCGCCCTGCTGATGACCAACCTGCTCAACGGCGGCCAGGCGCCGCTCTATCTGGTGACGCCGCTCGCCGCCCCCTTGCCGACGCAATACCTGCTGATGGCGCTGGTCGGCGTGGTGGCCGGCGCCGGTGGGCCGCTGTTTTTATGGCTGATGACCGCCACCGGCCATGCCTTCCGCTCGCTGCGGTTGAAGCCGCCGTTGCAGCTGGCGCTGGGCGGCCTGATCGTCGGGCTGCTTTCGCTGCTGTTCCCGCAGGTGTGGGGCAACGGTTACAGCGTGGTACAGGCGCTGCTGATCGCGCCGCCGGGGGTATTGCTGCTGGGGGCGATCCTGGTGTGCAAACTGTTGGCGATCCTCGCCAGCAGCGGGTCGGGCGCGCCGGGCGGGGTCTTCACCCCGACGCTGTTCGTCGGCGCCGCGCTCGGTTCGATCATCGGTCAGCTGTTTGGCCTGTGGCCGGGCATGGATGCGGCGGTGCCGCTGCTGCTGGCGCTGACCGGCATGGCCACCCTGCTGGCCGCCACCACCCATGCGCCAATCATGGCGGCGCTGATGGTGTTTGAAATGACCGGCGAATACGCGCTGCTGCCCGGCATTCTGCTCTCGTGCGTGATCGCCACCACCGTGTCGCGCGGCCTGCGGCCGGTGTCGGTGTATCACTCGGCGCCGCCGCCCAAACGCGAGGCTTAG
- the osmV gene encoding osmoprotectant ABC transporter ATP-binding protein OsmV: MIKLENLTKQFMQKNGTPFNAVDNINLDVPEGEICVLLGPSGCGKTTTLKMINRLIEPTGGTILVNGEDTSALDTVSLRRKIGYVIQQIGLFPNMTIEENITVVPRMLGWDKKRCHDRAEELMSMVALDPKRFLHRYPKEMSGGQQQRIGVIRALAADPPVLLMDEPFGAVDPINRETIQNEFLDMQRQLKKTVMLVSHDIDEALKLGDRIAVFRQGKIVQNASADELLARPANDFVASFVGQDRTLKRLLLVQAGDVADQQETVTVRRETPLVEAFGLMDDIDARSVTVVDADGKPLGYVKRREARGAPGVCADSLHHFRVTARAEENLRVVLSKLYEHNTSWMPIVDEDGRYSGEISQDYIADYLSSGRTRRVLTPQ, from the coding sequence ATGATTAAATTGGAAAATCTGACCAAACAGTTCATGCAAAAGAACGGCACGCCGTTCAACGCCGTCGACAACATCAATCTGGACGTGCCGGAAGGCGAAATCTGCGTGCTGCTCGGCCCTTCCGGCTGCGGCAAAACCACCACGCTGAAGATGATCAACCGCCTGATCGAACCCACCGGCGGCACCATTCTGGTCAACGGCGAAGACACCAGCGCGCTGGATACCGTCAGCCTGCGCCGCAAAATCGGCTACGTCATCCAGCAGATCGGCCTGTTTCCCAACATGACCATCGAGGAGAACATCACCGTGGTGCCGCGCATGCTGGGCTGGGACAAAAAACGCTGCCACGATCGCGCCGAGGAGCTGATGAGCATGGTGGCGCTGGATCCCAAGCGTTTTTTGCACCGCTACCCGAAAGAGATGTCCGGCGGGCAGCAGCAGCGCATCGGCGTGATCCGCGCGCTGGCGGCCGATCCACCGGTGCTGCTGATGGATGAACCCTTCGGCGCAGTGGATCCGATCAACCGCGAAACCATCCAGAACGAGTTTCTCGACATGCAGCGCCAGCTGAAAAAGACCGTGATGCTGGTGAGCCACGACATCGACGAAGCGCTGAAGCTCGGCGATCGCATCGCGGTGTTCCGCCAGGGCAAAATCGTGCAAAACGCCAGCGCCGATGAGCTGCTGGCGCGACCGGCCAACGACTTCGTCGCTTCCTTTGTCGGCCAGGATCGCACGCTGAAGCGCCTGCTGCTGGTGCAGGCCGGCGACGTGGCCGATCAACAGGAAACGGTGACGGTGCGGCGGGAGACGCCGCTAGTGGAAGCGTTCGGGCTGATGGACGATATCGACGCCCGCTCGGTGACGGTGGTGGACGCCGACGGCAAGCCGCTGGGATACGTCAAGCGCCGCGAGGCACGCGGCGCGCCGGGCGTCTGCGCCGACAGCCTGCACCATTTCCGCGTCACCGCCCGTGCGGAGGAGAACCTGCGCGTGGTGCTGTCGAAGCTGTACGAGCACAACACCTCCTGGATGCCGATAGTCGATGAAGACGGCCGCTACAGCGGCGAAATCTCGCAGGATTATATCGCCGACTACCTCAGCTCCGGCCGCACGCGCCGGGTGCTGACGCCGCAATAA
- the osmW gene encoding osmoprotectant ABC transporter permease OsmW — protein MNTILYAWQNWAYIAGLTLEHLLLVGVAVGLAILIGVPLGVLIVRHKWLATPVLSLATLVLTVPSIALFGLMIPLFSLIGHGIGYVPAITAVFLYSLLPIVRNTHTALDNLPGGLREAGRGIGMTFWQRLRWVEIPVALPVIFGGIRTAVVMNIGVMAIAAVIGAGGLGLLLLNGISSSDIRQLITGAVMISLLAIVLDWLLHRLQIALTPKGIRS, from the coding sequence ATGAATACCATACTTTACGCCTGGCAAAACTGGGCCTATATCGCCGGATTGACGCTGGAACATCTGCTGCTGGTCGGCGTCGCCGTCGGCCTGGCGATCCTGATCGGCGTGCCGCTCGGCGTGCTGATCGTCCGCCACAAATGGCTGGCGACGCCGGTGCTGAGCCTAGCCACGCTGGTGCTTACCGTGCCCTCCATCGCCCTGTTCGGGCTGATGATCCCGCTGTTTTCCTTAATCGGCCACGGCATCGGCTACGTGCCGGCGATCACCGCGGTGTTCCTTTACTCGCTGCTGCCAATCGTGCGCAACACCCACACCGCGCTCGACAACCTGCCCGGCGGGCTGCGCGAAGCCGGCCGCGGCATCGGCATGACGTTCTGGCAACGCCTGCGCTGGGTGGAGATCCCGGTGGCGCTGCCGGTGATCTTCGGCGGCATCCGCACCGCCGTGGTGATGAATATCGGCGTGATGGCGATCGCTGCGGTGATCGGCGCCGGCGGCCTCGGCCTGCTGCTGCTCAACGGCATCAGCAGCAGCGACATTCGCCAGTTGATTACCGGCGCCGTGATGATCAGCCTGCTGGCGATCGTCCTCGATTGGTTATTGCACCGCTTGCAAATTGCGCTAACGCCCAAGGGGATCCGCTCATGA
- a CDS encoding glycine betaine ABC transporter substrate-binding protein, producing the protein MTGAAAWGAPLTLASKNFTEQRILSAITVQYLRAKGFQVEPKTNLATVITRNAMINKQIDMTWEYTGTSLIIFNHINKRMTPQETYDTVKKLDAKLGLVWLQPADMNNTYAFAMQRQRAEKEQIRTMSQLVAKVEQVRKTDPKHNWLLGLDLEFAGRSDGLKPMQALYDMPLDRPQIRQMDPGLVYNAIRDGFVDAGLVYTTDGRVKGFDLQVLEDDKGYFPSYAVTPVVRADVLQNTPGLEEALNTLSKQFNNQVITELNARVDIDYQTPQQVADAFLKQRGLI; encoded by the coding sequence ATGACCGGCGCGGCCGCCTGGGGCGCCCCGCTGACGCTGGCGAGCAAGAACTTCACCGAACAGCGCATTCTGTCGGCGATCACCGTGCAATACCTGCGGGCCAAAGGTTTTCAGGTCGAACCCAAGACCAATCTGGCCACGGTGATCACCCGCAACGCCATGATCAACAAACAGATCGACATGACCTGGGAATACACCGGCACCTCGCTGATCATCTTTAACCACATCAATAAGCGCATGACGCCGCAGGAAACTTACGACACGGTGAAAAAGCTCGACGCCAAACTCGGCCTGGTGTGGCTGCAGCCGGCGGACATGAACAACACCTACGCCTTCGCCATGCAGCGCCAGCGCGCGGAAAAAGAGCAGATTCGCACCATGTCGCAGCTGGTGGCCAAAGTGGAACAAGTGCGTAAAACCGACCCGAAACACAACTGGCTGCTGGGGCTGGATCTGGAGTTTGCCGGCCGCTCGGACGGCCTGAAGCCGATGCAGGCGCTGTACGACATGCCGCTCGATCGTCCGCAAATCCGCCAGATGGATCCCGGCCTGGTCTACAACGCCATCCGCGACGGTTTCGTCGACGCCGGGCTGGTGTACACCACCGACGGCCGGGTGAAAGGCTTCGATCTGCAGGTGCTCGAAGACGACAAGGGTTACTTCCCGAGCTATGCGGTCACGCCGGTGGTGCGCGCCGACGTGTTGCAAAACACGCCGGGGCTGGAAGAGGCGCTGAACACGCTGTCGAAACAGTTCAACAATCAGGTGATCACCGAGCTTAACGCCAGGGTGGATATCGACTACCAGACGCCGCAACAGGTCGCCGACGCGTTCCTCAAGCAGCGCGGCCTGATTTAG
- a CDS encoding ABC transporter permease, protein MHKSAPYRRLLLGSLLFIAVVALLVYGIGWETLKSRREDLIYLGQQHMFLVACSMLLSLLVGIPSGILLSRPFARRWAEHVMQIFNVGNTLPPLAVLALAMVIIGIGDRPAVVALFLASLLPIVRNTYAGLRSVPPALVEAANGIGMTAGQRLRQVELPNALPVIFAGVRIAMAINVGTAPLAFLIGASSYGELIFPGIYLNDFPTLILGAAATALIALLLDLALAGLGRRLSPHTAS, encoded by the coding sequence ATGCACAAGTCAGCGCCATACCGGCGCCTGCTCCTCGGGAGCCTGCTGTTTATCGCCGTCGTCGCGCTGCTGGTTTACGGCATCGGCTGGGAAACCCTCAAGTCGCGCCGGGAAGATTTGATTTACCTCGGCCAGCAGCACATGTTCCTGGTGGCGTGCTCCATGCTGCTGTCGCTGCTGGTCGGTATTCCCAGCGGCATCCTGCTGAGCCGCCCTTTCGCCCGCCGCTGGGCGGAGCACGTGATGCAGATCTTTAACGTCGGCAACACCCTGCCGCCGCTGGCGGTGCTGGCGCTGGCGATGGTGATCATCGGCATCGGCGACCGGCCGGCGGTGGTGGCGCTGTTCCTCGCCTCGCTGCTGCCCATCGTGCGCAATACCTATGCCGGCCTGCGTTCGGTGCCGCCGGCGCTGGTCGAGGCCGCCAACGGTATTGGCATGACCGCCGGGCAGCGGCTGCGCCAGGTCGAACTGCCCAACGCCCTGCCGGTGATCTTCGCCGGGGTACGCATCGCGATGGCGATCAACGTCGGCACCGCGCCGCTGGCGTTTTTGATCGGCGCCAGCAGCTACGGCGAACTGATCTTCCCCGGCATCTACCTGAACGACTTCCCGACGCTGATCCTCGGCGCCGCCGCCACCGCGCTGATCGCCCTGCTGCTCGATCTGGCGCTGGCCGGTCTCGGCCGCCGGCTCAGCCCGCACACCGCATCCTGA
- a CDS encoding MDR family MFS transporter has product MTNNVSPAPIAHRPLILIACMLAMFMSAIEATIVATAMPTIIGDLGGFSLLGWVFAVYLLAQAITIPIYGRLADLYGRKRVFFFGATLFLLGSVLCGFAPDMYWLIGFRLLQGLGAGAIMPIASTIIGDIYSATERPKVMGYLSSVWGVSAIIGPLLGAFIVQHLPWALVFWVNLPIGLLAMFFLWRYLPAHQQLRRHALDLAGTAWLTLFVSALLLALLQMESLGWWVAPLLALAAASLALLVRQERRAVEPLFPLALWQSRVIVAGNIGGLVIGAAMMGISAFLPTFIQGVMGGSPLEAGTTLALMSIGWPLASTLSGRLMLMTSYRATALLGALLLVAGGLILLMLQPTGGLLWGRVAAFMVGAGMGLCNTTFLVSVQNAAHYSIRGIATACTVFTRMVGSAIGTAILGATLNLNLQWRLPEIDDPVQRLMEPAVRQSMGSEALAQLIQQVAASLHWVFLVSALVSLLALAAAMLIPARCRPQGEGEEAEQA; this is encoded by the coding sequence ATGACAAATAACGTTTCACCCGCACCCATCGCCCACCGCCCGCTGATCCTGATCGCCTGCATGCTGGCGATGTTCATGTCGGCGATCGAAGCCACCATCGTCGCCACCGCCATGCCGACCATCATCGGCGATCTCGGCGGCTTTTCGCTGCTGGGCTGGGTGTTCGCGGTCTATTTGCTGGCGCAGGCGATCACCATTCCCATCTACGGCCGGCTGGCGGATCTCTACGGCCGCAAGCGGGTGTTCTTCTTCGGCGCCACGCTGTTCCTGCTGGGATCGGTGCTGTGCGGCTTCGCCCCCGACATGTATTGGCTGATCGGCTTCCGTCTGCTGCAGGGGCTGGGCGCCGGCGCCATCATGCCGATCGCCTCCACCATCATCGGCGACATCTACAGCGCCACCGAGCGGCCGAAGGTGATGGGCTACCTGTCGAGCGTGTGGGGCGTGTCGGCGATCATCGGCCCGCTGCTGGGGGCGTTTATCGTGCAGCACCTGCCGTGGGCGCTGGTGTTCTGGGTCAACCTGCCGATCGGCCTGCTGGCGATGTTCTTCCTCTGGCGCTATCTGCCTGCGCATCAGCAGCTGCGGCGGCACGCGCTGGATCTGGCGGGCACCGCCTGGCTGACGCTGTTTGTTTCGGCGCTGCTGCTCGCGCTGTTGCAGATGGAAAGCCTGGGATGGTGGGTGGCGCCGTTGCTCGCGCTGGCGGCGGCGTCGCTGGCGCTGCTTGTCCGCCAGGAGCGGCGCGCGGTCGAACCGCTGTTCCCGCTGGCGCTGTGGCAAAGCCGGGTGATCGTCGCCGGCAACATCGGCGGGCTGGTGATCGGCGCGGCGATGATGGGCATCAGCGCCTTCCTGCCTACTTTCATTCAGGGCGTAATGGGCGGCTCGCCGCTGGAGGCGGGCACCACGCTGGCGCTGATGTCGATCGGTTGGCCGCTGGCCAGCACGCTGAGCGGCCGTTTGATGCTGATGACCTCGTACCGCGCGACGGCGTTGCTGGGTGCGCTGCTGTTGGTGGCGGGCGGCCTGATCCTGCTGATGCTGCAGCCGACCGGCGGCCTGCTGTGGGGGCGGGTGGCGGCGTTTATGGTCGGCGCCGGCATGGGGTTGTGCAACACCACGTTTTTAGTGTCGGTGCAGAATGCGGCGCATTACAGCATTCGCGGCATCGCCACCGCCTGTACGGTGTTTACCCGCATGGTGGGGTCGGCCATCGGCACCGCGATTTTGGGTGCCACGCTGAACCTCAACCTGCAGTGGCGTTTGCCGGAGATTGACGATCCGGTGCAGCGGCTGATGGAGCCGGCGGTGCGGCAGAGCATGGGAAGCGAAGCGCTGGCGCAGCTGATCCAGCAGGTGGCGGCTTCGCTGCATTGGGTGTTTCTGGTGTCGGCGTTGGTGTCGTTGCTGGCGTTGGCGGCGGCGATGCTGATCCCGGCGCGTTGTCGACCGCAGGGCGAAGGGGAAGAGGCGGAGCAGGCGTAA
- a CDS encoding DUF1161 domain-containing protein, producing the protein MKKTLILTAVLLAGAPLAALASCESVKADISQKIINNGVPESGFKLEIVPNDQADQAGGQVVGHCENDTQKIVYTRLNNGDDRGDAAQTGSSQDTSNTQ; encoded by the coding sequence ATGAAGAAAACGCTGATATTAACCGCTGTCTTGCTGGCCGGCGCGCCGTTGGCGGCCCTGGCCTCCTGCGAAAGCGTGAAAGCGGACATTTCGCAGAAAATCATCAATAACGGCGTTCCGGAGTCCGGCTTCAAACTGGAGATCGTGCCTAACGATCAGGCCGATCAAGCGGGCGGCCAAGTGGTCGGCCACTGCGAAAACGACACCCAGAAGATCGTCTATACCCGCCTGAACAATGGCGACGATCGCGGTGACGCGGCGCAGACCGGCAGCAGCCAGGATACCTCCAACACGCAGTAA
- a CDS encoding DUF1283 family protein, with the protein MKTFSTQRLLRGMLPVAMLAVMGAWQAPALAATCTQGSTCVTVDGKGSGAMSTEEARQSKEQWNDTKSLRHKVNTRVEKEFDKADRAADDEDRCNDSNNVNAYWEPDTRKCLDRQTGRRINP; encoded by the coding sequence ATGAAAACATTTTCGACCCAACGACTGCTGCGCGGGATGCTGCCGGTCGCCATGCTGGCCGTTATGGGCGCCTGGCAGGCGCCGGCGCTGGCCGCCACCTGCACGCAGGGCAGCACCTGCGTCACCGTCGATGGCAAAGGCAGCGGCGCGATGAGCACCGAAGAAGCACGCCAGAGCAAAGAGCAGTGGAATGATACCAAATCCCTGCGCCACAAGGTTAACACTCGCGTCGAGAAAGAGTTCGACAAGGCCGATCGCGCGGCGGATGACGAAGATCGCTGCAACGACAGCAACAACGTCAACGCGTACTGGGAGCCGGACACCCGTAAATGTCTGGATCGTCAGACCGGGCGTCGGATTAATCCTTAA
- a CDS encoding YnfA family protein: MLKTTLLFFATALAEIIGCFLPYLWLKKQGSAWLLLPAAVSLMLFVWLLTLHPAASGRVYAAYGGVYVATALLWLRVVDGVKLSALDWVGAGVALAGMLIIVSGWRAA; this comes from the coding sequence ATGTTAAAAACCACGCTGTTGTTTTTCGCCACCGCCCTGGCTGAAATTATCGGCTGTTTCTTGCCTTATCTCTGGCTCAAAAAGCAGGGCAGCGCCTGGCTATTGCTGCCGGCGGCAGTGAGCCTGATGCTGTTTGTCTGGCTGTTGACGCTGCATCCGGCGGCCAGCGGGCGGGTCTATGCGGCCTACGGCGGCGTGTATGTGGCGACGGCGCTGCTGTGGCTGCGGGTGGTGGACGGGGTGAAGCTGTCTGCGCTGGACTGGGTGGGCGCGGGGGTGGCGCTGGCGGGCATGTTGATCATCGTTTCCGGCTGGCGCGCAGCCTGA